In a genomic window of Asticcacaulis sp.:
- the hspQ gene encoding heat shock protein HspQ, with protein sequence MPEQRSAKFDIGQVVKHNLFEFRGVVFDVDPEFSNTEEWWQAIPESVRPQKDQPFYHLLATNGESCYVAYASEGNLCADDTGQPFSHPQTQLIFERFENGRYKPKSRMAN encoded by the coding sequence ATGCCAGAACAGCGGTCAGCGAAATTCGATATCGGTCAGGTGGTCAAACATAATCTGTTTGAGTTCCGCGGCGTCGTTTTTGACGTCGATCCGGAATTTTCCAATACGGAAGAATGGTGGCAGGCGATCCCGGAAAGCGTGCGTCCGCAGAAGGACCAGCCCTTTTATCACCTACTGGCCACCAATGGAGAGAGCTGTTACGTCGCCTATGCGTCCGAAGGCAATCTGTGCGCCGACGATACAGGTCAGCCCTTTAGCCATCCGCAGACCCAGTTGATCTTCGAGCGATTCGAGAACGGCCGTTACAAACCGAAAAGCCGAATGGCCAACTGA